Proteins found in one Zea mays cultivar B73 chromosome 1, Zm-B73-REFERENCE-NAM-5.0, whole genome shotgun sequence genomic segment:
- the LOC103634631 gene encoding uncharacterized protein: MEKTCNEYVYESDAPPPAPPKPKRKRAKKNVTVVPSSSATNPIQEQPSLDEPFATPTRTITSVSTPSPMTRSMSRRLLQQNPSTPTRAITPVQTPSPMTRRLLEFEASIEPVTCAALSPVGFLEKGKAKKLKVVRSKKE; this comes from the exons ATGGAAAAAACATGCAATGAATATGTTTATGAATCTGATGCACCACCACCTGCCCCTCCAAAGCCAAAAAGAAAGAGAGCCAAGAAAAATGTCACAGTGGTGCCATCTAGTAGTGCTACTAATCCAATACAAGAACAGCCTTCACTCGATGAACCATT TGCTACGCCAACAAGAACTATCACTTCTGTTTCTACACCAAGCCCTATGACAAGAAG TATGTCAAGGAGGTTGCTGCAACAAAATCCATCTACACCAACCAGAGCTATCACTCCTGTGCAAACACCTAGCCCTATGACAAGGAG GTTGCTGGAATTTGAAGCCTCCATAGAGCCTGTTACCTGTGCAGCACTATCTCCTGTAGGCTTCTTGGAGAAGGGAAAGGCAAAGAAGTTGAAGGTTGTCAGGTCTAAGAAAGAGTAG